The following proteins are encoded in a genomic region of Amphiura filiformis chromosome 18, Afil_fr2py, whole genome shotgun sequence:
- the LOC140139002 gene encoding uncharacterized protein codes for MSCVIRRNSLIHQCASGRKFGYRSLLTADDTLDSRTDLNPQQVTDLLSTCLKTTYFIYDGKYYIQREGAAMGSPVSPIIANLFMENFEEKAITSFHTPPRYFGRYVDDAMVIIERSQVDSFTHHLNSIHDSIKFTVEHESNNSIAMLDTLISRNADGSLSFSVYRKSTHTDQYLNFASHQPLEHKLGVIRTLTHRAKTLSSDSERLEQEMDHVKKSLAICGYTNTALLSADAFS; via the exons ATGTCTTGTGTCATACGACGTAACAGCCTTATTCACCAGTGTGCCAGTGGAAGAAAGTTTGGTTATCGTTCACTGCTCACAGCTGATGACACTTTGGATTCCAGAACTGACCTCAACCCACAACAAGTCACTGACTTACTTAGCACTTGCCTCAAGACCACGTATTTTATCTACGACGGCAAGTACTACATTCAACGAGAGGGAGCCGCGATGGGTTCACCGGTGAGTCCCATAATCGCCAACCTATTTATGGAGAACTTTGAGGAGAAAGCCATCACCTCCTTTCACACCCCACCCCGCTATTTCGGGAGATATGTTGACGATGCCATGGTGATTATTGAGCGTTCCCAGGTAGACAGTTTCACTCACCATCTGAACTCCATTCATGACTCTATCAAGTTCACCGTTGAACATGAATCCAACAACTCCATTGCCATGTTAGACACGCTCATCTCGCGTAATGCGGACGGCTCCCTATCCTTCAGTGTGTATAGGAAGAGCACACACACAGACCAATATCTGAACTTTGCGAGTCACCAGCCACTAGAACACAAGTTAGGGGTTATACGAACTTTGACCCACCGCGCCAAAACCCTATCCTCTGATAGTGAACGCCTGGAACAGGAAATGGACCATGTCAAGAAATCGCTTGCCATCTGCGGTTACACCAA CACTGCACTGCTGAGTGCCGATGCCttcagctga